The bacterium genome includes the window ACCTCACAGCATTCGGCTTGTCGCCCGACAATTCGCATAAATTGGCAATCGTATCTGCTTTGTACGCATCCTGCTCGCTTGCGGGCGTGTCATTCCACACCCGAATCAGTGCATGTGCAAATTCCGACGGCGCGATCTTCAATTCAAACGCCGTCCAGCCGACGTTGTTAAGGTCATCTAATGATGCAGTTGGATTATTTTTTAACCAGTTGCGTAAAACTTTATCCGCCATGGGCAAATCATTCCATTTCTGGTACCAACTTGCCGCTTTGCTGACGTCGGAGGCTGCATTCATATCCAAAGAGGCAATGGCTTTATACGTTTCTTCTTTGGTTGCATGATCAGTTAATAACTTGATCTGCTCCAGTTTGGCGGAAAGATTCTTTTTGACGTTGTCATTCGCGAGTTCATATCGCCTCATAAAAAGATCCCAGGCTTTTTCTTTTTGTCCGTTCCGTGCAAAATAAAACGAAAGATCAACCATCAGATTTAGAGCAGGTTCTGCATTGGGAAATTGCTGAATAAATTCTTCCGCATACGATGCTTTATTTGCCGCTTTTCCATAGTAGAGTTGGTTGACAGCATAATTGGCCATTAGATCCATTGTTTCCTTTTTTTCACGATTCTTATCGGCATCCAGAGCGAAACGGTAATACGGCTCTGCGGCGGGTATGTCGTAGACCATAAAATAATTGGCTATTTTCACGGCAGGTGAAAATGTTTTTTCCTTTTCAAAACTCTCAATCCACTTCGGAAGAACGTCTTTTCCTTCGATAATCCGGTCAATCTCTTTCAGGTAATGAGTGAAATCCGGG containing:
- a CDS encoding thioredoxin fold domain-containing protein yields the protein MKKNILFLLGFLLSPYSVFGGETIPGFHNGDAASAFNAAKQKNQIVMIDFFTTWCGPCKLLDKNIYQSDLFKAYTEKMVCYKIDAEKGEGIDIANKYNIRVYPSVVFTDASGKEIERKIGYDPDFTHYLKEIDRIIEGKDVLPKWIESFEKEKTFSPAVKIANYFMVYDIPAAEPYYRFALDADKNREKKETMDLMANYAVNQLYYGKAANKASYAEEFIQQFPNAEPALNLMVDLSFYFARNGQKEKAWDLFMRRYELANDNVKKNLSAKLEQIKLLTDHATKEETYKAIASLDMNAASDVSKAASWYQKWNDLPMADKVLRNWLKNNPTASLDDLNNVGWTAFELKIAPSEFAHALIRVWNDTPASEQDAYKADTIANLCELSGDKPNAVRFGELAVKLIPEKSRMRKEFEQNLERYKAMN